One genomic window of Centropristis striata isolate RG_2023a ecotype Rhode Island chromosome 20, C.striata_1.0, whole genome shotgun sequence includes the following:
- the LOC131993553 gene encoding neurofilament light polypeptide codes for MENRSFFPHRITQDECLQNKPKRAALDIGVVSTGMNLINPGTRKFNEKELMHGLNDRLAGFIEKVHHLEYQNHLLEREIGEIRGKAKPASCLEEEYGPELRKLRQLVQDITHQKHQIEIEHQNLEEELSNLRGQHEQEARSRSDAESNIVVLKRDINDAYQAKLQLDKKAQALVDEIHFLKKNHEAEVSEMFDHIQGAQVTVKTHEFGNPGVTAALRDIRAQLEGHALSDVHQMGETFRSQFARLTEAAESKREALKATQQEIQEYRRRLQAKNIELDCAKGTREALERQLHDVEDRHKEEMIHYQNTIKELENELINCKFDMSGYLREYQDLLNVKMALDVEILSYRKLLCGEEARLSTMSDSHISLPYIYHQSPIYTLPCLSRPGGPHRRAEPQYKFVEEIITETTREIEMSEFEETGSEGTEVEKDKHEYNKRDRGSSEEENDNKDGREEEGEQICDAEQNQVASNIVNGGDDGSPSEVDDEETGQCKEESEETEAVDNEGDRIDTNNQSNVLLSEEEENEQHEKVEKEAAVTTVTVQKDFSLKPEVPAEEDGPLKKSDDGKKGNAEKASLTSAQTEKPVDEASAQMSKESDKTQELSSVQVQDKVPTSATSEKAADFKEEGENTLSTQREKLSGKAQESLSTTPNSEAKENHHTEPKGISESGAAKGEDKVAKGIQDAQHGSNNSQDKEAEVKSLPIVEDQKPNSGEQTQTVQTGLPREMPAVKAEIKELQQGAPEGSQVQEPKLSEVSEKVKDLQGKTEKVESSKSEK; via the exons ATGGAGAACAGATCCTTCTTTCCGCACAGAATCACTCAGGATGAGTGTTTACAGAACAAGCCGAAACGTGCCGCATTAGATATCGGTGTCGTGTCCACGGGCATGAATCTGATCAACCCGGGGACAAGAAAGTTTAATGAGAAAGAATTGATGCATGGCTTGAACGACCGTCTTGCGGGATTCATAGAGAAGGTGCACCATCTGGAGTACCAGAATCATCTGCTGGAGAGAGAGATTGGGGAGATAAGAGGGAAAGCAAAACCCGCATCTTGTCTGGAGGAGGAGTACGGACCAGAGCTGAGGAAACTGAGGCAGCTGGTTCAGGACATCACTCATCAGAAGCATCAGATTGAAATCGAGCATCAGAATTTGGAGGAAGAGCTGTCCAACTTAAGAGGACAGCACGAGCAGGAGGCGCGCAGCAGATCAGACGCAGAGAGCAACATTGTGGTCCTCAAGAGGGACATCAATGACGCGTATCAGGCTAAACTACAGCTGGACAAGAAAGCGCAGGCTCTGGTGGATGAAATCCACTTTCTGAAGAAGAACCATGAGGCCGAAGTGTCAGAGATGTTCGACCACATCCAGGGTGCGCAGGTGACTGTCAAGACGCATGAATTTGGCAACCCTGGCGTCACTGCGGCACTCCGGGACATCAGGGCGCAACTGGAAGGTCATGCATTGTCCGACGTCCATCAGATGGGAGAAACTTTCCGATCTCAGTTTGCAAGATTAACGGAGGCAGCcgagagcaagagagaggcGTTAAAAGCGACCCAGCAAGAGATTCAGGAGTACAGGAGGCGCCTGCAGGCCAAGAACATCGAACTGGACTGCGCTAAAGGCACCAGGGAAGCGCTGGAGAGGCAACTTCATGACGTCGAGGATCGCCACAAGGAAGAGATGATTCATTACCAG aacACAATCAAGGAACTTGAAAATGAGCTCATAAATTGCAAATTTGACATGTCTGGCTACCTGCGGGAATACCAGGACCTGTTAAATGTGAAGATGGCTTTGGATGTGGAGATACTGTCTTACAG GAAGCTTCTCTGCGGTGAGGAGGCCCGGCTATCCACAATGTCAGACAGCCACATCTCCCTGCCCTACATCTACCACCAGTCCCCCATCTACACCTTGCCCTGCCTCAGTCGACCGGGAGGCCCGCACAGACGAGCTGAGCCCCAGTACAAGTTTGTTGAGGAGATCATTACGGAGACAACCAGGGAAATTGAGATGTCAGAATTTGAGGAGACAGGATCGGAGGGGACGGAGGTGGAAAAAGACAAGCATGAGTATAACAAAAGAGATAGAGGGAGCAGTGAGGAAGAGAACGATAATAAAGACGGTCGAGAGGAAGAAGGTGAGCAGATCTGTGACGCTGAGCAGAATCAAGTAGCATCAAATATAGTGAATGGAGGTGATGATGGAAGTCCAAGTGAGGTGGATGATGAGGAAACAGGTCAATGTAAAGAAGAGTCAGAGGAGACTGAAGCAGTGGACAATGAAGGCGACAGGATAGATACAAATAATCAAAGTAATGTTTTATTAagtgaggaggaagaaaatGAGCAACATGAAAAAGTAGAGAAAGAAGCTGCAGTGACGACGGTAACAGTTCAGAAAGATTTCTCTTTAAAGCCAGAGGTCCCTGCGGAGGAGGACGGACCTCTAAAGAAATCTGATGATGGTAAAAAGGGAAATGCTGAGAAAGCTAGTTTAACCTCAGCTCAAACCGAGAAGCCTGTTGACGAGGCCTCGGCCCAAATGTCCAAAGAATCAGACAAAACCCAAGAGCTAAGCAGTGTTCAAGTACAAGATAAGGTTCCCACTTCAGCAACATCTGAGAAAGCTGCAGACTTTAAAGAAGAGGGAGAGAACACACTgtccacacagagagaaaagctTTCAGGAAAGGCTCAAGAATCTTTAAGTACAACACCAAACAGTGAGGCAAAAGAGAACCACCATACAGAGCCAAAGGGAATCAGTGAATCTGGAGCTGCAAAAGGTGAGGACAAAGTAGCAAAAGGCATTCAGGATGCTCAACATGGTAGCAATAACAGTCAAGATAAAGAAGCTGAAGTGAAAAGTCTTCCCATAGTAGAGGATCAGAAGCCAAACAGTGGGGAACAAACCCAAACAGTCCAAACTGGGTTGCCAAGGGAGATGCCAGCTGTCAAGGCAGAAATCAAAGAGTTGCAACAGGGGGCACCGGAAGGAAGCCAGGTCCAGGAACCAAAGCTGTCTGAAGTTTCTGAGAAAGTAAAGGATCTtcaaggtaaaactgagaaggTGGAGAGTAGCAAGTCAGAAAAGTAA
- the comtd1 gene encoding catechol O-methyltransferase domain-containing protein 1, protein MATGINIIFCVGLAVVLTGVGKSALIGKSHSGGKDDPVLQYVVNNSLREHPVLTKLRLRTLEDQWSIMMVASEQAQLMANLIRLINATKAIEIGMYTGYNTLSMALAMQENASVVACEIEGTYVEIAKPFFKEAGVENKIDVRQQIAIKTLNDLIAAGEAGTYDFVFIDADKFNYDRYYEKSLELIRTGGIIAIDNVLWSGKVLNPAPSDLTSQVLDALNKKLHKDERIDLSMLTVGDGLTIAIKR, encoded by the exons ATGGCTACAGGTATCAACATTATATTTTGCGTTGGACTTGCTGTTGTACTAACAG GTGTGGGAAAGTCTGCCTTGATTGGGAAGAGCCACAGCGGAGGGAAGGACGATCCTGTGCTGCAGTATGTTGTTAACAACTCACTGAGGGAGCACCCGGTCCTCACCAAACTCAGACTG aGAACCCTTGAAGACCAATGGAGCATCATGATGGTTGCCAGTGAACAAGCCCAGCTTATGGCGAATCTCATAAGACTGATAAATGCAACTAAAGCTATTGAAATAG GGATGTACACAGGGTACAACACACTAAGTATGGCTTTGGCCATGCAGGAAAATGCAAGTGTGGTAGCTTGTGAAATAGAAGGGACCTATGTCGAAATTGCCAAACCGTTTTTTAAAGAG GCTGGAGTTGAAAATAAGATAGATGTACGCCAGCAAATAGCCATAAAGACTCTGA ATGACCTGATAGCAGCCGGGGAAGCTGGAACATATGACTTTGTGTTCATCGATGCTGATAAATTCAACTATGACAGATATTACGAGAAATCCCTCGAGCTCATACGAACAGGGGGCATCATCGCCATTGACAAT gTGCTGTGGAGTGGAAAGGTGTTGAATCCTGCTCCCAGTGACCTCACCTCCCAGGTTCTGGACGCTCTCAATAAGAAGCTGCACAAGGACGAGAGGATTGATCTGAGCATGCTCACTGTGGGCGATGGGCTAACCATTGCCATTAAACGCTAA
- the LOC131993908 gene encoding CMRF35-like molecule 1 — MAVHVSFLLILTGLTGIHSITTVSKVSVRTGGSVSIPCFYESEYKNHVKYLCKGAFWVSCSSVVKTNQHSSSGKFSISYDQSRRIFTVTIKDVTDKDTDYWCIVEMNDGPDYGKHFQLSVTGATPSLYVDQQEVTGFKGGNITISCRYSNPGVIKWCKLGSFCVTGPTGSIDGTTVTIDASVPNVFTVTMHGLMSSGWYYCVKGDLQMPVHVTLNEQPTTTTTAKLLITLPPTPDLTLVFTSEAPTAQGGYPSPSDHLKIFSIRLSVLTFAVMVTLFIWFIVKRYSK, encoded by the exons ATGGCTGTTCATGTCAGCTTTCTTCTCATCCTCACTGGACTCACAG GAATTCACAGCATAACAACAGTCAGTAAAGTGTCAGTGAGGACTGGAGGTTCAGTCTCTATTCCATGTTTCTATGAGTCAGAATACAAAAATCATGTGAAATATTTGTGTAAAGGAGCTTTCTGGGTGTCCTGCTCCTCTGTAGTTAAAACAAACCAACACAGTAGTTCAGGAAAGTTTTCAATCTCTTATGACCAAAGCCGAAGAATCTTCACTGTGACTATAAAAGACGTGACGGATAAGGACACGGACTACTGGTGCATTGTGGAAATGAATGATGGGCCAGATTACGGAAAGCATTTTCAACTGTCAGTCACCGGAG CTACACCCAGTCTCTATGTGGACCAACAGGAGGTAACAGGATTTAAAGGAGGGAATATAACGATTAGTTGTCGCTACAGTAACCCTGGAGTAATAAAGTGGTGCAAGCTGGGCAGTTTCTGTGTGACCGGGCCAACAGGATCAATAGATGGAACAACAGTCACTATCGATGCAAGTGTCCCAAATGTTTTCACTGTGACTATGCATGGACTCATGAGCAGCGGCTGGTATTATTGTGTTAAAGGAGACTTACAGATGCCAGTGCATGTAACTCTTAACGAGCAACCTACAACTA CTACCACAGCAAAACTTTTAATAACCTTGCCACCCACTCCTGATCTCACCCTTGTCTTTACAAGCGAAGCACCCACAGCTCAAGGTGGATACCCAAG TCCTTCTGACCACTTAAAGATTTTCAGCATCCGTCTGAGCGTGTTGACCTTCGCTGTAATGGTGACATTGTTCATCTGGTTCATAGTCAAAAGATACAGTAAGTAG
- the vdac2 gene encoding voltage-dependent anion-selective channel protein 2, translating into MAVPPCYADLGKSAKDIFNKGYGFGLVKLDVKTKSASGVEFKTAGSSNTDTSKVAGSLETKYKRAEYGLTFTEKWNTDNTLGTEITVEDQIAKGLKLTFDTTFSPNTGKKSGKVKTAYKREYVNMGCDVDFDFAGPTIHGAAVVGYEGWLAGYQMSFDTAKSKMTQNNFAIGYKTGDFQLHTNVNDGAEFGGSIYQKVSDKLETAVNLAWTAGSNSTRFGIAAKYQLDSDAAVSAKVNNNSLVGVGYTQTLRPGVKLTLSGLVDGKNINAGGHKLGLGLELEA; encoded by the exons ATGGCCGTGCCTCCCTGCTATGCTGACCTGGGCAAGTCTGCCAAGGACATCTTCAACAAAGGCTATG gaTTTGGCTTGGTGAAGCTCGATGTCAAGACAAAGTCAGCCAGTGGAGTG GAGTTCAAAACAGCTGGTTCCTCCAACACTGATACCAGCAAAGTTGCAGGCAGCCTGGAAACTAAATACAAGAGAGCAGAATATGGCCTGACCTTCACTGAGAAGTGGAACACTGACAACACCTTGGGAACAGAAATCACTGTCGAAGATCAG ATTGCCAAGGGACTGAAGCTGACTTTTGACACGACCTTCTCACCAAATACTGG CAAGAAAAGTGGCAAAGTTAAGACCGCCTACAAGCGCGAGTACGTTAACATGGGCTGCGATGTTGACTTTGACTTCGCTGGACCCACCATCCACGGAGCTGCTGTTGTCGGCTACGAGGGGTGGCTTGCCGGTTACCAGATGAGCTTCGACACTGCCAAATCCAAGATGACCCAGAACAACTTTGCCATTGGCTACAAGACAGGAGACTTCCAGTTGCACACCAATGT CAATGATGGCGCCGAGTTCGGAGGCTCCATCTACCAGAAAGTGAGCGACAAGCTGGAGACAGCAGTCAACCTGGCCTGGACCGCTGGCAGCAACAGCACACGTTTCGGTATTGCGGCCAAATACCAGCTGGACAGTGATGCTGCCGTTAGT GCTAAAGTGAACAACAACAGCCTTGTTGGTGTTGGGTACACCCAGACTCTTAGACCAG gtGTGAAACTCACCCTGTCTGGCCTGGTCGATGGCAAGAACATCAACGCAGGCGGCCACAAGCTGGGTCTGGGCTTGGAACTGGAAGCCTAA